The Nerophis lumbriciformis linkage group LG07, RoL_Nlum_v2.1, whole genome shotgun sequence genome window below encodes:
- the xylb gene encoding xylulose kinase isoform X1 has protein sequence MATVQSSEEVYLGFDFSTQQLKVVAINEQLEVIHQDNVHFDSQLAHFRTDGGVHVAADGLRVTSPVLMWVKALDLLLDKMQKAGFDFSSVRALSGSGQQHGSVYWKTGASRTLEQLDPAFSLHQQLQMSCDVFQDSFSVDNSPVWMDSSTGLQCERLQEAVGGAARLADITGSRAYERFTGNQIAKMHQEQPRNFQDTERISLVSSFAASLFLGGYAAIDYSDGSGMNLLDIRTKKWSDICLEATAPNLDRLLGTPLPSVSVLGPVSSYWVRRFGFPDSCKVVAFTGDNPASLAGMRLQQGDIAVSLGTSDTVFVWLQHPRPALEGHVLVNPVDWQQFMALLCFKNGSLTRERVRNRCAEGSWEVFSAALRETPLGNDGYIGFFFDVLEIMPRAVGIHLFDADNNKVSTVSAQAEVRALVEGQFLSRRLHAELLGYSIIPGSRVLATGGASCNKDILQVLSDVFNAPVYTIDVSNSACLGSAYRAMHGLLDKSGVSFFDVLKKAPEARLVATPQPTAQQVYNHMLKRFAQLEKRVLQEPHP, from the exons CACCAGGACAATGTCCACTTTGACTCTCAGCTTGCACACTTCAG GACTGACGGGGGTGTCCATGTTGCTGCTGACGGCTTAAGGGTCACGTCTCCTGTTCTCATGTGGGTCAAG GCGTTGGACCTCCTCTTGGACAAGATGCAGAAGGCGGGCTTTGACTTCTCCAGCGTGCGGGCGTTGTCCGGCAGCGGTCAG CAACACGGCAGCGTCTACTGGAAGACTGGGGCGTCTCGGACCCTCGAGCAGCTGGACCCTGCCTTCAGCCTTCACCAACAGCTACAG ATGTCATGTGATGTCTTCCAGGACAGTTTTTCTGTAGACAACTCTCCGGTGTGGATGGACTCCAGCACTGGGCTGCAGTGTGAACGTCTGCAGGAGGCAGTAGGGGGCGCTGCGAGGCTGGCTGACATCACAGGGTCCAGGGCCTATGAG CGTTTCACAGGAAATCAGATCGCCAAAATGCATCAAGAGCAACCGCGAAACTTCCAAGACACTGAG aggATCTCCCTGGTCAGCAGCTTTGCAGCATCACTCTTCCTGGGTGGTTACGCCGCCATCGACTACAGCGACG GTTCTGGAATGAACCTTCTGGACATCAGGACCAAAAAATGGTCTGATATCTGTCTGGAGGCCACCGCTCCAAACCTGGACCGCCTGCTTGGAACGCCTCTTCCCTCCGTGTCAGTGCTG GGTCCGGTCTCCTCTTACTGGGTGCGCAGGTTTGGTTTTCCCGACTCGTGTAAGGTGGTGGCCTTCACTGGAGACAACCCAG CGTCGTTGGCGGGAATGCGACTCCAGCAAGGAGACATTGCT gtaagcCTGGGCACCAGCGACACAGTGTTTGTGTGGCTCCAGCATCCTCGCCCCGCCCTTGAGGGTCACGTGTTGGTCAACCCTGTTGACTGGCAGCAGTTCATGGCTTTGTTGTG CTTCAAGAACGGATCTTTGACCAGAGAGCGTGTGAGGAACCGCTGTGCTGAAGGATCCTGGGAGGTCTTCTCAGCTGCCCTGAGAGAAACTCCTCTGGGAAATGACGGCTACATCG GCTTTTTCTTTGACGTGCTTGAGATCATGCCCCGCGCTGTTGGGATTCATCTCTTTGACGCAGACAACAACAAG GTGTCCACAGTGAGTGCTCAGGCGGAGGTGCGGGCGCTGGTGGAGGGTCAGTTCCTGTCACGTAGGCTCCATGCTGAGCTCCTCGGTTACTCCATCA TTCCAGGAAGTAGAGTTTTGGCAACGGGGGGTGCCTCGTGTAACAAAGACATCctgcag GTGTTGTCTGATGTCTTCAACGCGCCGGTGTACACAATTGATGTGTCCAACTCGGCCTGTCTTGGCTCCGCCTACAGAGCAATGCACG GGCTGCTCGACAAATCAGGTGTTTCCTTCTTTGATGTGCTGAAGAAAGCTCCGGAAGCACGACTTGTTGCCACACCGCAGCCTACTGCACAACAG GTGTACAACCACATGCTGAAACGCTTCGCCCAATTGGAGAAGAGAGTATTGCAGGAACCCCACCCTTAA
- the xylb gene encoding xylulose kinase isoform X2 yields MATVQSSEEVYLGFDFSTQQLKVVAINEQLEVIHQDNVHFDSQLAHFRTDGGVHVAADGLRVTSPVLMWVKALDLLLDKMQKAGFDFSSVRALSGSGQQHGSVYWKTGASRTLEQLDPAFSLHQQLQDSFSVDNSPVWMDSSTGLQCERLQEAVGGAARLADITGSRAYERFTGNQIAKMHQEQPRNFQDTERISLVSSFAASLFLGGYAAIDYSDGSGMNLLDIRTKKWSDICLEATAPNLDRLLGTPLPSVSVLGPVSSYWVRRFGFPDSCKVVAFTGDNPASLAGMRLQQGDIAVSLGTSDTVFVWLQHPRPALEGHVLVNPVDWQQFMALLCFKNGSLTRERVRNRCAEGSWEVFSAALRETPLGNDGYIGFFFDVLEIMPRAVGIHLFDADNNKVSTVSAQAEVRALVEGQFLSRRLHAELLGYSIIPGSRVLATGGASCNKDILQVLSDVFNAPVYTIDVSNSACLGSAYRAMHGLLDKSGVSFFDVLKKAPEARLVATPQPTAQQVYNHMLKRFAQLEKRVLQEPHP; encoded by the exons CACCAGGACAATGTCCACTTTGACTCTCAGCTTGCACACTTCAG GACTGACGGGGGTGTCCATGTTGCTGCTGACGGCTTAAGGGTCACGTCTCCTGTTCTCATGTGGGTCAAG GCGTTGGACCTCCTCTTGGACAAGATGCAGAAGGCGGGCTTTGACTTCTCCAGCGTGCGGGCGTTGTCCGGCAGCGGTCAG CAACACGGCAGCGTCTACTGGAAGACTGGGGCGTCTCGGACCCTCGAGCAGCTGGACCCTGCCTTCAGCCTTCACCAACAGCTACAG GACAGTTTTTCTGTAGACAACTCTCCGGTGTGGATGGACTCCAGCACTGGGCTGCAGTGTGAACGTCTGCAGGAGGCAGTAGGGGGCGCTGCGAGGCTGGCTGACATCACAGGGTCCAGGGCCTATGAG CGTTTCACAGGAAATCAGATCGCCAAAATGCATCAAGAGCAACCGCGAAACTTCCAAGACACTGAG aggATCTCCCTGGTCAGCAGCTTTGCAGCATCACTCTTCCTGGGTGGTTACGCCGCCATCGACTACAGCGACG GTTCTGGAATGAACCTTCTGGACATCAGGACCAAAAAATGGTCTGATATCTGTCTGGAGGCCACCGCTCCAAACCTGGACCGCCTGCTTGGAACGCCTCTTCCCTCCGTGTCAGTGCTG GGTCCGGTCTCCTCTTACTGGGTGCGCAGGTTTGGTTTTCCCGACTCGTGTAAGGTGGTGGCCTTCACTGGAGACAACCCAG CGTCGTTGGCGGGAATGCGACTCCAGCAAGGAGACATTGCT gtaagcCTGGGCACCAGCGACACAGTGTTTGTGTGGCTCCAGCATCCTCGCCCCGCCCTTGAGGGTCACGTGTTGGTCAACCCTGTTGACTGGCAGCAGTTCATGGCTTTGTTGTG CTTCAAGAACGGATCTTTGACCAGAGAGCGTGTGAGGAACCGCTGTGCTGAAGGATCCTGGGAGGTCTTCTCAGCTGCCCTGAGAGAAACTCCTCTGGGAAATGACGGCTACATCG GCTTTTTCTTTGACGTGCTTGAGATCATGCCCCGCGCTGTTGGGATTCATCTCTTTGACGCAGACAACAACAAG GTGTCCACAGTGAGTGCTCAGGCGGAGGTGCGGGCGCTGGTGGAGGGTCAGTTCCTGTCACGTAGGCTCCATGCTGAGCTCCTCGGTTACTCCATCA TTCCAGGAAGTAGAGTTTTGGCAACGGGGGGTGCCTCGTGTAACAAAGACATCctgcag GTGTTGTCTGATGTCTTCAACGCGCCGGTGTACACAATTGATGTGTCCAACTCGGCCTGTCTTGGCTCCGCCTACAGAGCAATGCACG GGCTGCTCGACAAATCAGGTGTTTCCTTCTTTGATGTGCTGAAGAAAGCTCCGGAAGCACGACTTGTTGCCACACCGCAGCCTACTGCACAACAG GTGTACAACCACATGCTGAAACGCTTCGCCCAATTGGAGAAGAGAGTATTGCAGGAACCCCACCCTTAA